TACCAACTATACGTTCTACAGCGCGTACTTTGTCCTGGATATTACGAATCCGGAGGTTGCTCCGAAGCTCTTGTGGTCGTTCAGTGCCTCGAACCTCGGTCTGACCACCAGCGTCCCGGCCGTGGTGCGGGTCAATCCCAGCGGGGATGCCGTGGCGAGCAATGCGAACGCCAAGTGGATGTTGGTCGTCGGGTCAGGACCGACCGCCTACGATGCCACCGTGACGCAAACCTCGAATCTGTTCGTGATCAATCTCGCGTCTGGACCCGGGAGCAACAATAGTTTGGTGACGACTCTGCCGGTCGGAAGCTTCAACTCATACATCGGTGACATGACGGCCTTCGACAAAAACCTGGATTACCGTCACGATGCCGTCTACTTCGGTCGCGTGATCAATGATGGATCGCTGCCCTGGAGGGGTAAGATCTATCGCCTGACTTTGGGTAAGAATCCGTCGACCGCAGCGTTTGGGACGTCCACGGATCCGGCTCAGTGGGGTATTGCCTCAGGAGGCAACCGAGTACCGACGGAGCTCCTGGATACCTTTGCGTCGGGGGCCGAAATGGGACCTGTGGCTGCTGCTCCTGCCGTCACGGTGGATGATGCCGCCAACGTCTGGGTATTTGCCGGCAGCGGCCGATACTACAGCGCGGCGGATAAGACCGACATGTCGACCCAGTACTTCGTGGGGCTCAAGGATTCCGTTCTGAACACGGGCTGTGACCAGACAGTCAGCATCATCAATTGCTGGACCAATGATTTGGTGGATATGTCGAACGTGACGGTATGTATGGTCGGCGTCGGTGACTGTGGTCAGTCGACGGGCACCAAGCAAGTCACCGGTCTGTCCGGAACCAATACCTTTACGGACCTGATCGGCGCGGTCAAGGCCAAGGATGGGTGGTACACGAAGATGTTGGAACCGGCCAGCCTGCCGACCTATCCGTCACCGTATGGGATCGGTGAGCGAGTCGTGAATAGTCCGACGGTCTTCGGCGGCATCGTGTTTTTCCCAAGCTTTATCCCGACGAACAATGTCTGCTCCTCGTCGGGCACCAGCCGGTTGTGGGCGCTGTTTTACAAGACCGGAAGCGCCTATCAGGAGCCGATCATCGGCACATCGGCCTCCGGGACCAACAAGAATGTCAACCGGTATGGCTCCCTTGGGGATGGGTTGGCGTTCGGCATCGTGGTGCATATCGGATCAGGTCGAGATGGGGGAAGCCCCTTTGGACTCCTGATCAACATGAGCCAGGGTAATTTCGGTGATTGTCCCACCTGCAACCCTGGAGGGAGCGGCGGGCCGATCAGTTCGAACATCGGGGCGAACGTCGCTATTGATCCCCGCAGTCGATACTTCTCATGGATGAACATGTAATGCAGATCGGCCTTGGCAATTCGGTGGAAAAGGCGGGGAGAGCGTTTCTCCCCGCCCAGCCCTCCATGCAGATGGGAGCCCTCTTGTGGAGCTTGGGAATCGCGCTCCTGTCCGGCTGTTCTTCCAGCGGCTCCCAGGACGACGTCACAAAAGGTGCGAATGTCTTGAACAACCAGCCGCCGGTTGTTCGCAAAGTCACCCTTGTCCCCACTCCCCTGACATTGGCTGGTCCGCTAGCCGTACAGATTGATGTCCACGACCCGGACGGACAGCAACTCACGACGCGTGTCCAGTGGATTGTGAACGGCGCGCCGGTCACGGGCGTGAACGGTCCCGAACTGCGTCCGGACCTCGTCAAACGCGGAGATATGGTGGCGGTTGAAGTCGTGGCATCCGATGGTGAAGCCGAAAGTGTGCCGTTCAGAACGGAGCCCGTCCAGGTGGTGAATACCCCGCCGATTCTGACCCGAGTCATGATAGAAGCCGACGGTCCTCAGGGGAGCAATCGTGTCCAGGCGAAAGTCGATGCGGCCGACCCCGACCGCGATGAAATTCAATACACTTACCAATGGTGGCATAACGACAAGCAGGTAACGGAAGGGACAGAGAACGCGTTGGATACGACGGGCTATGGACGAAAGGATATCGTCGGCGTCGAGGTGATCGCTCGAGACCAGGAAAGTGCGTCATTGGCCATGCGGGCTACGCCCATCGTGCTCGGCAATTCTCCTCCCGAAATCACGTCCAACCCCGCCGTATTGAACAATCGCGAGCAATATGACTATGCGGTGCAGGTGAAGGACATTGACGGAGACCCGATCACATTTGCCCTTGAAACCGCTCCTCCGGGCATGTCCATCGACAAGACGAGCGGCCAAGTCACGTGGAAGGTGACGCCGGGCCTTACCGGCACGCATCGGGTAAAGATCGTGGCAGAGGACGGTCAAGGGGGATCGACATGGCAAGAGTTCGAGGTCACGATACCGTCGACGGCTCAGACCGCGACACAGTCGTCACCCCAAGGCTGACGACTGCACGAGCCGATTCCTCCCTCCCGGACGCCATTGCCCATCTACTTGTTCCCCACTTTGCCGCTTTGTTAAAATCACCCTAACGATCCTGGCGAAAGGGGTGTACATTCCGGCGTGCGAAAACTCAAACTTCGCGAAGGTACGAATACAGCAGCCCTCTTCGGTCATCACGATCGGCACCTGAAGCTGATCGAGGAAGAGTTTGGAGTCCGGCTCTCAGCGCGTGGTGAGGAAGTCGCGATCGAGGGGATTCCGGATGCGGTGCGGCAGGCAGAGCGCGTGTTGAACGAGCTGGCCCTGCTGACGTACGAAGGCTACGAGCTCAAATCCGATGAAGTCAGTCATGCCCTGACGGCTCTCCGTCAGAATCAGGACGCACCCCTTAAAGAGCTCCTGTTCAGCGCCTCTCCTATCGTTACCAAAAAACGATTCATCGTTCCCAAGACGCCCACGCAGAAGTTTTATCTCGAGGCCATTGAAAAGCACGATATCGTGATCGGCATCGGTCCTGCGGGGACCGGGAAGACCTATCTGGCTATGGCGATGGCAGTGACGGCTTTGATGAAAAAGGACGTGAGCCGCATTATTCTGGCGCGGCCGGCCGTCGAAGCAGGAGAGAAGCTTGGCTACCTGCCGGGTGATATGTATGCCAAGGTCAATCCGTATCTGCGGCCGCTGTACGATGCCTTGTTCGACATGATGGATATGGAGCGGGCCAATCGATTGATCGAACGCGGAGACATTGAAATCGCGCCCCTGGCCTTCATGCGCGGGCGAACGCTGAACGATTCGTTCGTGATCCTGGACGAAGCGCAGAACGCGACGGCCGAGCAAATGAAGATGTTTCTGACCCGTTTGGGGTTCCATTCGAAGGTCGTGGTCACGGGCGATGTGACGCAGGTCGATCTTCCGCCCGACCGTGTCTCAGGGTTGATAGAAGTGCGGGAGATTTTGAAGGACATTTCCGGCATCGAGTTTGTGTATTTTGATGAGCGCGACGTGGTTCGGCACCGCTTGGTGCAGGACATCATCAAGGCCTACGATCAGCATGCATCTCATCGGTCCGGTGGAAGTGCCGCGCATAAGGACGGTGGCCGTGTCGGTTCACCAGGAAGCCGCCCGTCCGCGACTCCTCCCTCCCATCCTTCCAAACGCCCCTGGGGCCAGCCTCATTAATGCCTGTCGTGGTCGGGGCGCGGCTGAGGCGCAATGCGTTGCGTCTGCGTGCGCTTCAATCATTGGCCTGCCGTGTTCTGGATGCCGTGGGCGAATCCGACGCCTTCTTGAGTTTCGAAATAGTCGGCGATGCCCGTATGCGGGGATTGAATCGACGCTACCGTCGTAAGGATAAGACCACCGATGTGTTGGCGTTTGCCGCACGCGAAGCGCTGGGCCCGGCTTCTCCCGCATTGGGCGATGTGGTGGTTTCGCTTCCTCAGACCATCCGGCAGGCACGTGAACGCGGCCATCATCCCGATGTCGAACTGGCCGTGCTGCTGATCCACGGGGTGCTGCATCTCTGCGGATATGATCACGAGCGCAGCGAAGCGGAAGCGAGGCGGATGAAACGGCGTGAGGCCCGCGTCCTGGCGATGGTCGCTCCAATCCCCCGTCTCTTGCTATCTGGGTATCGCGTTCGAGTATGATGCAGTCCGCAGCGTGGGCTTCGCGTGCGTGACTGATGCCGAAAGGGGAGGGGCCGGTGGGTTGGTTTCAGAAACTGACGGCGGGTTTGACCAAGACGCGGGAGGCCGTGACGGGGCAGCTTGATCGGTTGCTCGGTAGGGCGGCTGATCCGGCGCTCTTGGACGAACTCGAGGTCTCGCTTATCGGCGCTGACTTGGGTGTGTCGGCCGTCGACCGGGTGATGACGACTCTACGTGCCCAAATGCGAGGCGGAAACTTTTCATCGGCCGAACGCGTGCGGGAGCAGTTGCGCAGCTCGCTGCTGGATATTCTTCGCCCCGCCCAGTCCGTATCGATCGACCAAGTGATCAGCCAGGGCCCGAAGCCCTTCGTCATTCTGGCGGTGGGAGTGAATGGGGTCGGGAAGACCACCACCATCGCGAAATTGACCCAGCGGCTGAAGCAGCAGGGACAGTCGCCGTTGTTGGTCGCCGGCGACACATTTCGCGCGGCGGCCATCGATCAGCTTCAAGTGTGGGCCGATCGTATCGGTGTGGAAGTGATTTGCCACCGCCCGGGAGCCGATCCCGCTGCCGTAGCCTACGACGGAATGACGGCTGCCAAAGCGCGAGGGGCTGGGGTCGTCTTGATCGATACGGCCGGCCGTCTACATACCAAGACCAACCTCATGGACGAATTGCGAAAGGTCAAACGAGTGATCGGCCAGGAGTGCCCCGGTGCCCCGCACGAAGTCCTGCTCGTGCTCGATGCGACGGTCGGGCAGAACGCCATTGCCCAGGCCAAGCAGTTTCATGACGCAGTCGGCGTCACGGGGATAGCCTTGACGAAACTCGACGGAACGGCGCGCGGCGGGATCGTCGTTGCGATCGCCGATACCCTCAAGATTCCGGTGCGACTGATCGGGGTGGGGGAAGCCGCCGAAGATTTGCAGGACTTTCGTGCCGACGCATTCGTCTCGGCCCTCTTCTAATGCCTCGCTGCCAAGGCGAGCCTTCCCTGTAACTCCTTCACTTTTCAGCTAATTCCTTCCCAGCCCTGCGTTTCCGTGCTAGCCTCAATTCCTGGTACATCGCCGGGAAACCCCGGAGTTATTTCTCAAAGAAGGAGTGCGACCGACTATGAGCACCCTCCTCGTAATCGACGACGACCGGCTTCATTGCGACCTCCTGCAGGCCGTGTTTGCGCGTCAGGGCTATCAAGTGATGACGGCCACCAGTGGTCGCGAGGGCTTGGCCTTATTCCAGTCCCATCGACCGCATGTCACCTTGCTCGATCTCAGGATGACCGAAATGGACGGTCTCACGGTGTTGAAGGAGATTCGTGCGCGCGATCCGCTGGCCGGTGTCATTATCATCGGCGGCGGCGCGACGGAAGATCAGGAGAATCAGGCGCGCGAGTTGCGCGTGACGGATTTTCTGCGCAAAGGTCTCTCGCTGGACGTGTTGATCGGGGCCGTGCATCGAGTGGCGCAGCAGGCCAGACGCACCCGCGAAGCCTCCGTAACGGCGGACACTGCTGTGGCCGACGAAGCGCCAACCGAGTCGATCTTGGTCGTCGATGATGAGGTGATGGTGCGGGACCTGCTCGTGCGGTTCTTGAGCTTGCGCGGCTACCGCGTGCATGCGGCCCAAGACGGTCGCGAAGCCCTTCGCATGATCGACCAGTTGAAGCCCGATCTGATCATGTTGGATCTCATGATGCCCGAGATGAACGGTGTCGAGGTGTTGCGTATCTTGAAGGAGAAGGAATACCCCGGCGGGACGATCATTCTGACGGGCAATCAGCATGAGGATATGCTGGGTACGGCCTGGGGCTTGGGCCCTCAGGAAGTCCTGCCGAAGCCCGTCGATCTGGAGCGAGCGCTCATGGCCGTTCAACTTGTGATGGTCTGCCGGGAGTGTTAAGCTGCCTCCTTCACACGGTGGTTGCGGTGAAGGGTGAAGTATCTGCGTCGGGTCATTGTCTGCAGTCTCCTCGGGCTTTCTGCCGTCTTCATTCCTCTCGCGGGTGATTCGCCCGCCGCATCCGACGATCCCACGATTCTCCACCATCGCCTGACGGTGGAACTCCGCCCCCCGACTCACGAATTGATCGCCACCGACCGTCTCACGGTGAAAGCCGGGCTCGCTGGCCGTCCGCTGGCCTTTTCACTCGCGCCGTCTCTTCGGGTGGAACGGATTGAAGTCGTCGGACCTTGTGCGGCGCCCTGCCGCACCGGAGATCGCCTCGACTTCCAATCCGTCGTGGCCCCTGACCAGCCCGGAATTCGGCAGGTCGTGGTGGCGTCGCCGCATTCACTCGGCAAAGAAGGCGGGGTCGAACTCGCAATTTCTTACCGGGGGGTGATCAACGACCCACCGCGCGACCCGCGACATCTCCGTTTCGTCACGCCGAGTGAAACGTCCGGCCACATCGGAGAGGACGGGGTCTACCTGAGCAGCGAGACCCAATGGTATCCCGATCTGGACGGTTCTTTGGCGACCTTTGAAACTACGATCAGTGTGCCCGAGGGGTGGGTGGCGGTGAGCCAAGGCGCAACTCAGGACCAAGGGCGGCATTGGACCGTCGACACGCGTAGCGAGGCCCTCACCGTCGTCGCCAATCGATTCGTTGTCAAAACCCGGGACTGGCAGTCACCCAGCGGCCAAGCCATTGAACTCGCGACCTATCTGTTCCCTGAGGATGCCGCGTTGGCGGACGAGTATCTCGATGCGTCCGCTCGCTACCTGGCCGCCTACATTCCAATTTTGGGGCCCTATCCCTTCTCGCGGTTTGCCGTCGTGGAGAATTTTTTCAGCAGCGGCCTCGGGATGCCGTCGTTTACGTTGCTGGGAAGCGGGGTGATCAAGCGGCATTACACGCAGCCTTATGCATTAGGACATGAGATCGTTCACTCCTGGATCGGCAACGGCGTGTTCAACCGGGTCGATCAAGGCAACTGGGTCGAAGGGCTCACGACCTATCTGGCAAACTACTACTATCACGAATTCACCGGTGACCTGGCTCAAGCGCGCGAGCAGCGGCGGCTGATGCTGCTGGGGTATGGCGTCTATGTCGGGGCGGCGCGCGATTATCCCGTCGGCGCGTTTACGCGCAAGAGCGATGAAAAGGACAACGCGATCGGGTACCAGAAGTCCGCGATGGTCTTCCATGCGCTCCGGCAAGAAATCGGTGATGCGCATTTCTGGAAGGGAATTCGGACACTCGTGGCCGAACACTTGGGCCGGCCTGCGGATTGGAAGGACATTGAACGGGTCTTTCAAGTCGTTGCAGGCCGTGATCTTCGGTGGTTCTTTGCCCAGTGGGTCGAACGTGCCGGGGCGCCGACTTTGACCGTAGAGTCGGTCGAAGTCCAGTCGAGGGATCGCGCATCCCAGGAGGAGCGAGCAACCCAAGTCGGCGTTCGGATCGCGCAGGGGACAACAGCCTTCCGTTTTCCGCTCGAACTCGAATTTGTCCTCGCCGGAGGAACGCTCCACCGTGCGCGTGTTCAAATTACTCAGCCGGCGGAGACCGCGACACTGACCCTGCCTGATCGGCCGGTCTCGGTTCGGGTCGACCCTGACCTGCAGCTTTTCCGGCGGGTCGCGCGTTCCGACATGAGCCCGATGTTGAACGTGTATGTGACCGACGACAGACGATCCGTGGTGATTCCTTCGGGGGCGGCGCCGAAGCCATCAGATCCGTTCGGAGAACTGCTTGCTCGCATCGCCGCGCAGGAGGCAAACAGGCCAGAAGGGGAACGGACCATTCAAATCGAAAGTGCGCGTCTGACGGGCACTCTACCCAGCGGGTCGATCCTGTTGTTGGGAGGGCCTGGCGAGAATCCGGCGGTCGCTGAGGCTGTGAAGGAGTGCGGGGGCCATATCGATCTGACTGAAAAAGGATTCGTGGCCGAGGGGCGTTCGTATGAGGGGCCGACCATGGCCCTGCTGGCCTCCTGCCGCCGGAAGGACGAACCAGACTCCGTGGTGACGATCCTCTACGGCGTGAGCCCCCAGGCGCTTCCTCGAGTCGCGAGGCTCTTGTTTTTTTATGGATGGCAGAGTTATGTGGTGTTTCACGAAGGCGCAGTCGTCGCTCGCGGCGACTGGGACGATAGAATGAACGCAGAGGTGCGGATTGAAACGAACTAAGAAGTTTTTGTGGGGTGTCCTGACGGGCCTGCTGTGCGGCATGTGTGTCGCCTACGTTTTTGCCGGAGAGTCTCCTGCACGGGCGAAGGGCAGCAAGGCTTCGGCGGCGGCTTCGGCCGAGCGCCATCTCAAGAATGTGCGGCAACTGACGTTCGGCCGGCAGAACGCAGAGGCCTATTTTTCCTTTGCAGGCAACAAACTGATCTTTCAGTCCACGAACAA
This portion of the Nitrospiraceae bacterium genome encodes:
- the ybeY gene encoding rRNA maturation RNase YbeY, giving the protein MPVVVGARLRRNALRLRALQSLACRVLDAVGESDAFLSFEIVGDARMRGLNRRYRRKDKTTDVLAFAAREALGPASPALGDVVVSLPQTIRQARERGHHPDVELAVLLIHGVLHLCGYDHERSEAEARRMKRREARVLAMVAPIPRLLLSGYRVRV
- the ftsY gene encoding signal recognition particle-docking protein FtsY, whose amino-acid sequence is MGWFQKLTAGLTKTREAVTGQLDRLLGRAADPALLDELEVSLIGADLGVSAVDRVMTTLRAQMRGGNFSSAERVREQLRSSLLDILRPAQSVSIDQVISQGPKPFVILAVGVNGVGKTTTIAKLTQRLKQQGQSPLLVAGDTFRAAAIDQLQVWADRIGVEVICHRPGADPAAVAYDGMTAAKARGAGVVLIDTAGRLHTKTNLMDELRKVKRVIGQECPGAPHEVLLVLDATVGQNAIAQAKQFHDAVGVTGIALTKLDGTARGGIVVAIADTLKIPVRLIGVGEAAEDLQDFRADAFVSALF
- a CDS encoding response regulator yields the protein MSTLLVIDDDRLHCDLLQAVFARQGYQVMTATSGREGLALFQSHRPHVTLLDLRMTEMDGLTVLKEIRARDPLAGVIIIGGGATEDQENQARELRVTDFLRKGLSLDVLIGAVHRVAQQARRTREASVTADTAVADEAPTESILVVDDEVMVRDLLVRFLSLRGYRVHAAQDGREALRMIDQLKPDLIMLDLMMPEMNGVEVLRILKEKEYPGGTIILTGNQHEDMLGTAWGLGPQEVLPKPVDLERALMAVQLVMVCREC